The genomic segment gtcaaaaattatataacctATGATAATGATCATGATAATTATTCAAATAAgggaaattataattatcgtaatgatgaatataatcatgaagaaattattaaCCTAAATTTAAAAGATCATATAGATattcttaataataaaaaatatgatagtGTTCTCTTATGTTCTGATCTAAGAAGAACTATATCTAGTtgttttatatcattttataatagaataaataaaaataatgaagatatttATGTTCTTAATTCATTACAAGAAATTAGTAGAAACCCTGATTGTGTTCCtttaatgaaatattataataaatatgttacaACAGATATTGAAAAATTTCTTCATAAAGATGTAGAAAAgttatttagaaaaaatattaaatttaataaaaatttcacAAGAAATAGTTTTCTAGATACATTAGATTATATATTCAaccatgaaaaaaatatttttattatttttggaCATAGCTTATGGTTCTTAcatttctttaaatatttcttaaaagAATCACATAAAGCAAAAAccaataaattaaaaaatgctAGTGTTAtagtttttaatatttacaaatatgaaaatgatgatgaagaaagtACTACTTCCTTCAAAGTTGAAGAAGTTATACAGAATGATGATATTAATCAAGATCAAAACACAACGAACCAACAACAAGAACAATATAATACACAACAAGAACATTATAATACGCAACAAGAACATTATAATACGCAACAAGAACATTATAATACACAACAAGAACATTATAATACACAACAAGAACAATATAAccatgatataaataatatgtccGATACAGAATATTTAACACATGACGATTTAACAGAAAATAGTGATTATTTATCGAGTAATGACGACTATGAAGAAGATGTAACAAAAGCAGATGAACAAGAAAATTATTACGAAAATCATAATGACGACATTGTATTACACCATGTTGATAATTTACAACATATACGTCATAGGAGAAATAGTGATAACTCATATGAAGAAGAGCCATCGAACACTacaaaagcaaaaaaaaaacttaaacTCAAAAATCCAAAGAGAAAACataaattacataaaaaaaataaaaaaaataaaatttttgtcAATGAAAAGGTCAAATATGAAGTTGATCAAAATAGTATCCGTGTACTATACAAAGGTTTTGATGAAAACTAATATTTAACaggttaaaaatataaacaaataaataaataaatataaatataaatatatatatatatatatatatatatatatatatatatatattaattaaagtaaaacaaaataaataatattacaaataaatatatatatgtatatatttatctacatataatatgtatttctttttttatgaaagCATCTTGTTTAATTGAACAAGAATCCTTTTCATGTCTTCCACAATATCATTACTTAATTCATAcctaaaatgaaaaataaattagtACATATgtgatcatataaatatagataatatatatatttctctaTGTCTTTAATttgaatttattattttttttttattttttattttttatcttttaatatttaattttttttttttttttttctttttttttttttttttagtttatatattttatattcgatatttttatgtacttataaaaattatcatgtataatatattaatatatatgcataaatacatacatatatacatatatatatatatatatatatatatatatatatatatataatatattattttttttttttattttttttttttttttgatttgttttattaCCTATTCATATCAAGTTTATGCTTTgccttttttaaaaaataatagttCGATATTTTATTCTTGTAGAATATCAAAAGAAATTCGTAACATAAAGATATATCAactgaaaatattttatcaaataattGCTTTAATAATAAGTTAAAAAATTGATTTCCAACATCtatcatattcatataatctaatgatttaaaaatatataatatactctTTGGACTAAATTTTAAttcatcatttattattttctcttTTACTATTGCTTTAATttgattaaaatatataattgcattttctttttccattATTGtgcaaaaataaaaaaagttgGCTAgctctttttcttttaaataataattaaaaaaataattttgagaaaaagaaaaaactttttcaatttcttctttttttatatccaaattttcatttaaatacTTAAActgttttttaaataaattcatatttattctatatttatctgataaagaatttatttctttttttttctcattatatataaaccaTAAATcatctttttcctttttctttatatctGAATttcctatattattataatattcttgTATGATGCATGTTTTGTCATTTAGTGTATAATCACTATCtactaaatataattttttataaatatgtaaatatattatacttacattttttaaacaaatgattaattctttattatttataacatattgtgtaagcatttttataaaataagataATAAGTGGATAGGTACATTATACACATTTAATTGTATTTCTTTCAATATAATCAATTTTAATTCTTCCatcttattatttatcaaCATTCTAGATTCATACAACccttttataattaataacaaTTGAAACATGTTAAAatgttttatgttatatttgaTCTTAccatataaaaaatcattaaataaattaaatgaataacTTAATGTAAGAGAATCTGAATCGTTTTTCTCTTTATTCTTCTTTCttactattatattattattttgtttttttcctttatccatgttcattaaatttatattttgtttagtaaaattattatcatattttatataatcacaATCAAATGAATTCTTATTACTAACATTATCATCAGTATAATTATTACACATATCACTgcttttattaatttcatcTTTGCTCTGGTTCCCTTTTTGTTTGCTATCATTTTCCCTATATTGAAGTTCTTTGTTTTTTccacattttaaaaatgaatacgTTATTAAACATATAGAATCTAAAGATGCCAAATGTATATCATTcaacaaattattatatattatattatatatccttttatttctttctttcttttcccatatataatcttttaatgaataaaacaaaatactcaaataattattatccaATAAATAACAGTCTTTTTCAATTCTtggtaaaatataattattcaaatTATCGGTCaacaaatttttattaaaaatagtaGTAGCATAAGAGAATATAGATATAtgctttatatttaatttttctatattattatttaaatgagACATTAACATATTTACAACCTTTCGACTTCTTTCttggaaaaataaatttattcgGTCCAAAAAACAATATACCAATAATGAAGAACACACATTATCATATTCACTCAAATCTAAATCATATCTATGAAATGTTTTAGAAATAcaatcaaataataaataagaattatttacattttttgatatacttatataatttttattctgTATAATATGATCCTTATTTTCGTTATTAAAACAAGTAAAAGAACTTATTATagacaatatattatttatatctatatcatttcgatttaatattaataatgaagcatgttcaataattttattaaatatttcttcattataataattattattattattcataccaaataaaatattagaacaattttttatattaaatgaatataaattacTTGATATATTACCAAGCATAgtaagataaaaataatgattgtAATATTCAGTTTTAgatgtatatttaaaaatataacttaATATATTTCCATCCATTTTATGACATATATCAGTACATCTTTTCAATAAATTCTTCCATATAAAACtatcacatatattttctttaatacaTTTATGAATCATTATACATAATGTTACTTGATCCATTTGTTCAATATATAAACTACCACCTaacttattatataaagatatatttggATAtccaaaaaaatttaaactAGTTCTTTCATTTATCATATCTTGATTCCCATGTTCTACTACAAATTGTTTATTTACATGTTTCTGTTTCCAGTATTctccttttatatttattttatgtacatTACTATCTTCTGCTAAAGGTCttcttgttttatatttatcgtTTTGTTTGCTCCATTTTCTTTTACTGGGAGGATTATAGTATcttttattcaaaaaatatatatatatatccttctTTCCCTTCATTAATCTTTCATTCATAAccacatatatttatgtagtCTAAAAAACATTTCAAcggaataatataaaatatatatatatatgtatacaaatatatgtacgtatgttctcttctttttcttttaaattataataccatgaaaaaaaaaaataaaataaaataaaaaatcacAAAAACttaaacataaacataaacatattgatatataaaaattttattttaacaaacacatatatatatatatatatataatatttttacgaTACGgctattataatataaaaaattatgtatcataattactttttttcatattattctttgcataatattatttcctttttttctatatatagtcctatattaaatcataatacgtttataataacaaatatatatacatatatgtattaatatatatgtgtatattctaaatatatttttacatatatcctaaataattattattatcgagccttttttttttttttttttttttttatactaaAATCCTGAACATGTAaggtaaaaattataaataaaaaaaaaaaagaaaaaaaaaaaagaaaagtgaCCATAAATGTTtaccataaaaatatatacattaatcaatttgaaatatatatatatatatatatatatatatatatatatacatatgtataataaaagtTTTAGGTTATATCTTAttgttgtattattattactatttttattaagaaCGTCATCAAATAAAAAGCGTTCCTTATTTTCACCTCATCTaaccaaaaatatatataataattgaaagcttttttaatatatatatttgttcctTTGATTTATTCTTCATAGTTATATTCATATAGGTTTACATAAATGGTTATATACAACTAAagggaaaatatatatatgtatatgtataaaaatgcttcaaacaaaaaattaataatttatatgtagtATACTTATGTAAAACACGGATTggatgtattttatttttttttattttatcgtTTATATGAGTACATTTAAAAcgaataataaaacaatatcTATTCTTTTGAAATTGTAAGAATTtgcaatattaataataaaactatactgaaattaaataaaatagtctataatatatacgtTGAATgatattacataataatctaactatatatatagtataacTGAATGAGAAATTTAATATGAACACATTTCCGTTCAAAAAGAAAGATGAATACATTAGTTCAACTTTATAagtttataaacatattctATAATAAtctttaattaaataaatatttatatatattacttatgTTGTAATGATATATCCATGTAAccttatatttatcttttccataaaaaaatatacatatatgaatattgtttttttttctcataagTAAAGaatgatattttaaataaatatataatacacacaaaaatataaaatgtcaTTTAATTGATACACATTACAGAAATagcacataaaaatatatatatatctctctatatatataatcaattatttatttatacctaTAATTTTCCAAAATCTTATACAATACCacaaaggaaaatatattatattcctaAACCttgtttttttcataaatgagaaaaaagTAATTGTGTGTATAACATAGTAGgatattgtttttatatataagaattgtttgtatacaaaaaaaaatatatgtgtattgaTATTTACATGtgcatatatttacatatgcgttttctttcttttttttttttttttttaataaatatatacgaTATATGtacaactatatatatatttttttttttttttttttggtattattataaatataagtacccttttttttattacttatatTGAACGTACTGTAAATGTAAACTTTACTAtaggaatataatatatatatatatttcatatacatTTAGTGTAAGTTGCTCaaattacatataattatatatatatatatttactccccactaatatttattattatatatatatatatattttttttgtagattATCAATTTCTTGTTTTACTCAAAAGCcttgtaaaataaaaataaaaaaaataataataaaatactattgcttaattttttccttttttttttttttaaggcattataatattttatatataataaaaaactaCGTGTAcctttattaaaattaattttttttaaaatattttgcaCAAATGTTTTTGACAAGTTCATTTtctattataattttgaaaattgtaatattttgataataaaaaaaaaaaaaaaaaaaaggatataatattatagagAGATTAAAATGGAgtagattatatatatcacacTGTTGACATCATATTATAAGTATATgctatattataatatatatatatatacatataatattgaattatttttattatatatttatacataaaaattactattattgcaattttaatatttgtacattaattataaaacgtatgtatttcataatatatatgtatatatatatatattataatataatatatgtacttttttctttttcttcttttcctTGACTTTTCATAAGAATTTTCCTTaagaaaataacatataaaatattacccATACacaaaggaaaataaaacaaaaaagaaaaaaaaaattgaaaaataacACAAGaaaagtaatataaaaagcaaaaaatatatatataatataagaaaaaagaaaaaaaaaagaaaaaaaaaaaaacacatatagttttataatattatacactTTTCATTtgaattgaaaaaaaaaaagaaaaaagttaattatattaagctatacatatatatatatatatatatatatatatatatatatatatatatatatatagatagatatatattggataatttattttgaaaatcaaataataacacctttataaattttttttttcaccttttttttttattttttttattttacccctttaaaatatatttatatataatatatacatatattgtaCATATAGTTTCTTGCAttcactatatatatatatatatacaattatgaGTTATTTGAGCAACATGAgcaatatgaataatatgaataacagCACACAACAATATAACAACGAGAACAGCGAGAGTCCTTATGGAGAGGCAAGAATGAGTGAGCAATGTTCATATCAAATGAATAGTCCATATAACCCAGCACCATCGATACCTATTAAATTGTTTGTAAGTTCAATACCTAAAAATTTAACAGAAGAAGATATAAAATCAATTTTTCAGGAATATGGAAATATACAGGATGTTGTATTCATAAAGGATAAGAAGCCTAATGTGAATAGGTCAAATGTGTTTGTTCGTATGGAATCAATATTTTATGGACAAAAGGCTATAAAGGATTTACATGGAAAGAGAACTTTATGTGAAACCTTAGGGCCATTGATTGTTAAGTTTGCTATAGGAGAATTAGAAAAGTATGGTGTGAATATGAATAATGCTAATGAAAATGAAGCCAAATTATTTGTGGGTTCATTACCAAAAGAAATAACGGAAGAAGAATTACGAGAATTATTTAATAGATATGGAAATGTTACAGAGGTATATATCATGAAAAATAGTAATGGTATAAGTAAAAGATGTGCATTTGTTAATTATGCATATAAAGAACAAGGTATTTTTGCTATACAAAATATGAATGGGAAAATAGCTACAGAAAATGCAGAAAAACCAATTGAAGTTCGATTTGCAGAAACAAAAAATCAGTTACAAGAAAAGCATTTGTTTAATAGATCTTTAATGAAtccattaaataataatatgaataatatggacaatatgaataatatggacaatatggaaaatatggataattttgacaataataataataataataatagttccTATATGCAGTCTCAtgcatttaaaaatatgaatatggaTAATTTTAATAGATATTCAATGAATATGAATTTTAACATgcaaaataataacaataaccaaagaaataacaataacaataataatggtaataataataatgataataataataataataatattaataataacaatagtaatggtaacaataataataatagtagtagtaataataattcaccTTGGAAACAATATTATTCTAAAGAAGAAGGAAGaccatattatcataatgaaATTACAGGAGAAACACAATGGCAAAAACCCAGAAAAATCGAACAAAGTTTTATTAACCCtattaatatgaatgaaatCACAGGTCCTGTAGGTgcgaatatttttattttccatataCCAAATGAATGGATACAAACCGATTTATTATCTGCATTCTCTCCTTTTGGTAATATTATATCAGCACATATTGCCACAGAAAGGGATACAGGAAGGAACAGAGGATTTGCATTCGTATCTTATGATAATGTTGACAGTGCTATCAATGCtgttaaatatatgaatggtTTCTTAGctcataaaaagaaattaaaagttACCATTAAAAAAGGAGAAGAACAATATGTACAAGCATTAATAAATcaaagaaataaattaaatagtAATGATGCAAGAAGAAATTTTATGGAAAATACAACAAACGCATAAATGCTATCTTCTTATTTTTCATACACAACATGAACggcaataatatatatatatatataatacacaatCATGAATTTCTTTatcaatttttaaaaaatttatactaTATTGTCTTAAatcaaaaatgtaaatatttattcacACATAATcaattagaaaaaatatatatataataatatatatatataaaaatatatatatgtatgtaagtATCCataagaaataattatagaatgcttataaaattttgtacatacatatatatatatatattatattatattatatttattttgaattattcattcatatataatactctatataaattttcaatatttatgtagatacatattcataatatttatatgtaaatagtcaaaagaaaatattatcttttgaaaagtcaaatatatatatatatatatatatatatatatatatattgatttgttattttataataaaatattttacaaattGTAGTTGTTATTTttcatacaaataaaatatatatatatatatatatatatacgtagCAAGTTGcataatattacaaattcATAATAGTTTGTAATAaacattattaatttaatgaatttatgtatatatatatatatttatttatttatttatttattttttttatatgtattatattatctaatTAACAcgtatacataatattatataggttgcattattatatctaattttttttttttttccattttttttctatgtaattttttatatgtacctttgtacatatttattttttttattcatttttttt from the Plasmodium falciparum 3D7 genome assembly, chromosome: 14 genome contains:
- a CDS encoding CUGBP Elav-like family member 2, putative, whose protein sequence is MSYLSNMSNMNNMNNSTQQYNNENSESPYGEARMSEQCSYQMNSPYNPAPSIPIKLFVSSIPKNLTEEDIKSIFQEYGNIQDVVFIKDKKPNVNRSNVFVRMESIFYGQKAIKDLHGKRTLCETLGPLIVKFAIGELEKYGVNMNNANENEAKLFVGSLPKEITEEELRELFNRYGNVTEVYIMKNSNGISKRCAFVNYAYKEQGIFAIQNMNGKIATENAEKPIEVRFAETKNQLQEKHLFNRSLMNPLNNNMNNMDNMNNMDNMENMDNFDNNNNNNNSSYMQSHAFKNMNMDNFNRYSMNMNFNMQNNNNNQRNNNNNNNGNNNNDNNNNNNINNNNSNGNNNNNSSSNNNSPWKQYYSKEEGRPYYHNEITGETQWQKPRKIEQSFINPINMNEITGPVGANIFIFHIPNEWIQTDLLSAFSPFGNIISAHIATERDTGRNRGFAFVSYDNVDSAINAVKYMNGFLAHKKKLKVTIKKGEEQYVQALINQRNKLNSNDARRNFMENTTNA